In the genome of Pseudobacteriovorax antillogorgiicola, the window ACATTCAAGAAGGACTCGAAGATGTTTCGTATCGACCCATCTTCTATTGATTTGGGGGAGTAGCAGGTTATAGCGTCGTCTAGGCTGTAAGGTTCCCCATTCCACAAACCATTTAAGCAACTATTTTCTCTAGCCACTGGCTGGGTGACAACATATCCAAAGACCGATGCGGCCGATGGTCATTGTACTCATCTACAAACCGGTCTATCGCCTCACGCGCCTCGGC includes:
- a CDS encoding integrase core domain-containing protein — its product is AEAREAIDRFVDEYNDHRPHRSLDMLSPSQWLEKIVA